taaacaggcccttatatTTAACCTGGAACTACTGCGATAGGCAAAACATGTTATCATCCCAAATGAACAGCCTAGTTTACGGGTATGTCAAACAAATATCTCACCTTGCTAAAAAAACTATAACGTGCCTCTTTGttttataaaattaaataaaatgaaaaaagtCCAAATTACTACACTAAGTTTGGCTTTATATCCAAGATAACCTTATAAACATTTGATCAGTTTACTCCATCTAACTATTTCAGCTGGTCTGATTTTTCCCTTAGCAAGATTTGCTTTTTCCCTCCATGTTCAGGTTGAttttagtttttaaattttacACCATAAATTATGTTAAAAAATATACCATAAATTTTTATCATTATTTTGGCAGGTTGGGAGATCTAATATTAAATAAACACTAGGAATACAAAATTGTATGTAACACTAATAATGAAAATTCTTAAATGTATTTTTAAAAAGAAGTTATGATGTCCGCTGTTAGGCCAGTCTTAAtggggtttcaccaggatgtcatgcacatttattagaacgccatgtcagcaaaattgtattttttgcatgaaacagagaggagagagaaggaagtagtttcaccatggtgaaactccgcgggcgttgtttcccacgcggtgaaacgggatgaaatccccaccgAGGGCcagatcgtttcaccatcttgcatgtgatccatttattttgcagcaattaaatgctttgcttagCCTTGGAAACAACAAACTGAAATGCTTCATTGCTGGGGTTATTTCATAGATGGTTTCATTTCAATCTTGATGACGTGTTGATATGTGAAACCGTGCAGTGACActgtccattgagactggccttacctCACAAAAATGAAATCAAAACTCAACTTTATGTGGATTTTAGTGTGTTGATCACAAAAATTAGGGACTAACTATGTTTTTATGAGAATGTGTACAATTATTAATCCCCATGATGTATATAAACGCCTTATGAGTTATGACCCTTTCAACACATCTAGGCCCCAGGTGGATGATTTgggggttttggtaattgagaacATAAATGCTTGCGAAATATCATGTGTTTTACGACGGATAATCATATTGGTTAGTCATAATAATGGATATGGTATAGTGGTCCCAAAGACTTGTGAAGAGTATTTGCACTAAGGACGTCTTGttggtttggctgataagctatgacaaaaagtactgttggctgatttgttacGAGATGACTGACTGATTCGGCTAATAAACTCAAACGAATAGGACTATATTTGTGAATACTAGGGACTGTAAGGCGTATGTAGGCATTAAATGCGAAGGAAAAAATACACATGaaaagactatagagaaatgaAGAAAACTTGTACGAAACCAACAAATCAATCTGCAtgtagaaagaaaaactctatatGCTTTCGTAGTTGCTCTAACGAGCAAAGCATTTCAAGTTTCAACACCAGATCCAGTTGACCGGCGGAAGAAAATGTTGGCCACCACCGCCGAGTCACCAACCACTCCCCAGCCGGCAGCCGCCACGCGCCACGTTCCACGCACAGAACAGTTGGAAGCGGAACTTGATGCACTGCTCGGAAACCCATTCAAATCCTCCGAGGAAAATCCGACAAGTCCGCGGCGAGCAGGGCACGGCGCCGGTCGACCGGATCTAGGGTGAGGTGAGGGTCCGTGGCCGAAGAAGCTCGCAGGCTGTCGCGAGGAGGCGGAGGAGATGGCCTCGGAGGAGATGAAGGCGACGGAGGTGGCGGCGCTGCTGGATCTGAAGCCGCACCCGGAGGGCGGCTTCTACGCCGAGACCTTCCGCGACGGCTCCGTCACGCTCACCACCTCCCAGCTCCCGCCCCACTGTACGTACTGTGCATCCGCGATTCGTTTGATTACGGCGCAGGGATGTGTTTGCTGTACTTCAATTTCTAGACGCATGAGATAGTATTATTGCACAGGCGAGTGTGCCATACATTTCATCAAGAGGTAAAAGTGGCACACTACCATAGCCAACAGGGTTAGCATAGCACTGCTAGAAGTGAAGCCTACTTGTGAAGCCACCCCATCAGACTGATGCACCTCTGCTGCGCGTGTAGCTCCCCCCTTGTTCTGCTGCCGATTCCTCCTGAAATCGTCACAGCTTTGGAGTTCCATGACATTGATGCTAGAGCTCAGTCTGGGCCTGCTATTTCCAGTTGTGCCCTTGCTTTGTCGTCCAGACCAGAAATTATAACATCCACTTGACTCGAGGGCAATCGTGTTCTTTGCATAATGTTCTCCATCTTATCGTTCGTGCAATCTTCATCAGCACTTCTCCCGCTTTTCTTCCACTAACCCTGACAACCTTGGAACTGGATTGGAACGCCAAACAGATCCAGATTCGAGGTCTTCTGTTACAGCTGAACACGAGGGCACAAGTTAATTCTTAGTTTCCATATTGTCCACAGAGTTGCTGCACAAAACATTGTTCAAAATAGCATTTTTCTGATGCTAACCCACCACCTTGCCACTGACTCAAAGTCAGTTCCTGCCTGTTTATGGTTTACCACTTATCTCAGAAATGTAACGCTAAATCCTGTTAGCCACACAACAATAAAAGTACAGATGATTAATGGTTTCATTCTCCGTTCAAAACAGGCAAGTCATAGTATTATCCAGTTTTATCCTAATGGTCAAACTATCTCTGTTCAAGAGCCTACTATTAGATAGCCATAGGAATACATGGACTCTACAGGGTACTTTAAATTTCCACATAGCATGAGTGTACACAGGTTGGATACCTCTAAAATTAATGGTTGTATACAAAGGTTGGACTGAATAAGTCCCTTTAGAATTgaagtttcaaatgggcagcaTAAATTTTGTTTTTACCATGGTTCGTGTAGTGTGAAAAAGCTGGATAATTTGTTCCCTTTCTGTGGTAGTGACCTTGCATGCTTGCTTAGGTATACTGGCTACCTTTGATCCACAAACTAGGAGTAACACCCTTTTGTTTTTCATGTCACATACTTCTGGCACAAGTCTTTAGGATTTATAATGGAACCTGCAGTGATTGAGATGTTTGTATCACCATCTGAAAACCACAGCAGATGTTAAGAATACTGAATGTTTTGCATCATTGCTTCTCTGTTTCTGCTCTGTCAAGGATGAAGAACTTGTGTGTACATTAGTATCAGATTGATCCTAGCTTTCATTATTTAGAGTTATAGACAAAAGATAGGATTAGGCTTCCCCTGTGTTAAATTGGAATATCTGTTCTAGATGGCTGCCCCTTCTTTCCCAGTAATTAGTGTTGAAGTGTAGGTCATGATGTCAAAGGTATTACTGGGTGGGCAGATCTTTTCTATGGAGACAAGTTATTCTCAGCATACCACCAATTTGAATTTGTGAGTGCAATGTTAGACATTGAATGAGTGGTAAACTAGATCATACATGAATATGAAATCAAGCTGTTATAGGTTTATATGTCTCTAATATCCCCTCAATGTATGCTGCAGACAAGGTTGACCGTGCTGTTAGCACTGCAATCTACTTCTTACTTCCTGCAGGGAGTGTTTCACGTCTCCACCGCATTCCCTGTGCTGAAACCTGGCACTTCTACAAGGGAGAGCCTCTCACGGTTAGCACCATTTATTTGATCAACCTCATTGAGCTACCTTCTTGCTATCCCACGCCTAAATCATTAGGCAACTAGTTGGCATGCTTTGATCTAATACGGCCAGTCTGTGTTTGTCATAGGTCTTTGAGCTTCACGACGATGGTCACATTGACCTTACTGTCATTGGCCCACACCTCGAGGCTGGGCAGCGCCCCCAGTATACGGTGCCACCGAACGTGTGGTTTGGCTCCTTCCCCACACTAGACGTCGAGTCGTTCGCGTCTGACGGCAGCGTTCTCGTCAAATCTCGAAAGAGGGACCCCGAGCTGCACTACTCCCTTGTTGGCTGCACCTGTGCCCCTGGCTTCCAATACGAGGACTTTGAAATGGCCAAATTTGAGGACGTGAGTTCCATTGCTCCCAAGGCTGAACCCTTCCTCAAGTTCCTCATTCCCTCTACCGAGTAACTCCTGAGCGGCCTCAGATGATTCTGGATGGGTTCTTAGATTCTCTGTACTGCCTACAGTACGGATGATGTTTTTAGTGTGGTTCCATGAGGGTTCTGCTTTTACAATCGTGTAGACAGTAAACTGTATCTATATGTTGTGGTACAGATTGAACATTTGGTGCATTGAAACAGAATAACAGCTGGGCTTGATGTTGAAACTGGAGGTGCTTTTGCAAAACTCTGAAACTGTCGCTCGATGCTAGGAGAGCATCGTAGGATCTTGTAAGGTTTCACATGGTTAAAATCTGGCCATCGATCGTGCAGAGCTTATCCTGTTTGTCCATTACTTTTCTCATATTCTGCTGCTGCTTGTCATTCTGGTGTCTGTGACTTGTATAACTTGTAAGCATGGTGCGGTGATGCGGAGGTCAGATTGTGGCCCAGCCGCCCAGGTCTGGCGTAAAGACGGCCCAGATGTTTGGGCGCCATCGCTACTCGCTAGGACTCGAATTTTTCGAGCCTTTGGGTTTTGGTACTGTAGTTGAATTGCACGCACGGACCAGAATCACTCCACGGACACTATGATGGGTGATGCACTGTGAGGCACAGTGTCTTCTGCTTACGAGTTACGGCACGCTCCGATCCGTTCACATCCATCACCTACTGCAGAGCTGCTCCCCCTTGTCTGTTCCTGATCCAGCTAAATAAGTGAGATTAAGAGTAGTACTGTAGTAGGTTCCAGTCATCATCCTTCATGCTAAATAACTGTAGTAGTACCCCTAGGCCCCAGGTGAGTGAGTACTCTGAAGCAAAAACGACTCTGCGTCATGGGAAAAGAGCTGTCATACACGTACTCGACGTTTACGAGTTAACAACTCAAGGATCGAGATCCGACACAAATACATTTTTTGTAGGAACTATACACATCACAAGACTGTACTTCTGTACAAATAATTAGGTCCCATTCGAGATAAATACAGGACACATTCGAGACAAGACGAGAAACCAAGTACACCAACTCACTAATATACTACTATGTTGCCAATCATAAGGCTGAAACCCTCAACAACACCGCTGTCCAATTTTGCACCGTTATGAAGTATCAATCATAATGCTCTATAAGTAGCACAAAATGTTCACCCCGAAACTTCATCCCACATTCCCATGCGTTGCAACATACTGTACTTACCACCAATGGAGCTACCAGTACCACCACTGTTACTCACCTGCCTTGCCATGGTGCTCGCCATCGTGATCCTCCGCCGCAcactgaaaggcaagccccgccgTGTTTACCGCCTCCCGCCGGGTCCAAGACCATGGCCTATCATCGGCAACTTCAACCTGATCGGCGCGCTCCCACACCGCTCCATCCACGAGCTCTCCAAAAAGTACGGCGAGCTCATGCACCTCCGCTTCGGCTCCTACTCCGTCGTCGTCGGCTCGTCGGCCGACATGGCGAAGCTGTTCCTCAAGACCCATGACCTGCTCTTCCTGGACCGCCCCAAGACGGCCGCCGGCAAGCACACCACCTACAACTACGGCGACATCACGTGGTCGCCCTACGGCGCGTACTGGCGCCACGCGCGACGCATCTGCGCCACCCAGCTGTTCAGCCCTGGCCGCCTCGCGTCGTTCGAGCACATCCGCGCCGACGAGGTGCGCTCGCTCGTGCGCGGCCTCTtcgcggcgtcggcgtcggcgtcggggtcgGGTTGCGCCGTGCGGCTCAACAAGGACCACCTGTACACGCTCAGCATGAACGTGATCACACGGATGGTGCTGGGCAAGCGGCTCTTCGACGGCggcggagacgacgacgacgacgtggcGGAGGGGCCGGTCTCGTCGCTGGCCGACTTCAAGTGGATGATGGACGAGCTGCTGCTGGTGAACGGCGTGCTCAACATCGGCGACTGGATTCCATGGCTGGACTGGCTCGACTTGCAAGGCTACATGCGGAGGATGAAGAGGATCGGAAAGAGGTTCAGCGAGTTCATAGACTACATCCTCGACGAGCACGACGATCGTCGGCGACGCGAGGGCGAGAGCTTCGTGGCGCGGGACATGGTGGACGTGCTGATGCAGCTCGCAGACGATCCCACCTTCGACGTCCAGATCGGCCGCGTTGGTGTGAAGGCGTTCACGCAGGACCTCATCGTTGGTGGCTCTGAAAGCACGGCCGTCACCGTGGAGTGGGCCATCTCGGAGCTCCTCAGGAAGCCCTCCCTCTTTGCCATGGCCACCGAGGAGCTCGACCGTGTCGTCGGCCATGGTCGCTGGGTCACtgagaaggacatagctcatctCCCCTACCTCCAGTCCATTGTAAAGGAAACCATGCGCTTGCACCCCATCGTGCCGCTGCTCATTCCACGCGTTACTCGTGAGGACGCTTCCATTGCCGGCTACGACATTCCTAAGGGCACATGCGTTCTTATCAACGTGTGGACTATGACCCGGCTCTGTGGGACGCACCAGAGGAGTTCAGGCCGGAGAGGTTCGTCGGGAGCAAGATCGACGTGAAAGGGCAGGATTTCGAGCTGCTGCCGTTCGGGTCCGGCCGACGGATGTGCCCTGGTTACAACCTTGGGCTGAAGGAGATACAACTGACCTTGGCCAACCTTCTCCATGGGTTTACTTGGAGTCTGCCGGAGGGTATGGCGAAGGAGGATCTGAGCATGGACGAAGTCTTCGGGCTATCGACCACGCGCAAGCTCCCGCTCGAGGTtatcgtccaaccaaggctcccTGCTGAACTCTACGCATGATGATGGGGTTTCCAAGTAGATTGAATGATTGATGCAGGTTGCAATATGTTGGTGTCGAGATATATGGTCTCAATTTGCGAGCACGTGGTGCTGGGGTACGCGAGTTCTTGTTGCAAGAACGCAATTGGGTCGCTGTAGGGTTCATGTTGCTTTCAGTGCCGACCTCGGCAAAATTTGGCTATTATGTAATAAGAGTGAAAAAACTCCCGTAGTTAGGGCTTCTCTGGTTTGTTGATGATGGCTCTTCGCCATCATTACAAATTGTTGGTGTATTCCATTTCAAATTACTtttctcttaatgaaaaacgggCTAAATACGCGATCGCGAAAAAATGATGAATGGTTGTAATTTCTGTGCACGTGTGTTGCTATTTTCAAAGCTGCAAGAAATAACGTGCAttcataagggcactcacaatgcagactctatcatagagtctaaagttatttattacctcgaacaatgtggacctggagtctaaataaaacttggagtcttattttttctatatctttcttcaataaatatgctgccacatcagcaaaatatcatcaataataggcaattaattgtcttggactctgtgatagagtcttgcattgtgagtgccctaagatcATCTCCAACATGACCCTACTCTATCTTTCCAGTGTTTTAAATATCCGACTAAGGCATTTAACGATCTATATACCTTTAGAAACAGCAAATAGCTGCCTATAACAGGCTAAAACGAGAGAAAGTTATTTTTGCCCTTAAGGGCATGTGCTTCCACTCTCTCTACCACTGGATTCGCATTgaaaagtgtgcaaacacacatctcaatgcgaatctgctttgagatgtgtgtttgtacACTTCTCAATGCGAATCCAGTGGTGGAGAGAGTGAGAGCATATGCCCTTGAGGGCAAAAAAAACTGCGTTCGCTAAAACGACCGCTAATAGCTAAATTGTACATATAAAAAATACTCTCTCCTACAAAAGAATACATCTCTCATCAGTCCTGAGCTTTTTTTTAGGATTTTTGAAGCCGTTATTGGCTTCAATTTAGTTCATATGGTTTGACTatcattt
This window of the Sorghum bicolor cultivar BTx623 chromosome 7, Sorghum_bicolor_NCBIv3, whole genome shotgun sequence genome carries:
- the LOC8083498 gene encoding uncharacterized protein LOC8083498 yields the protein MASEEMKATEVAALLDLKPHPEGGFYAETFRDGSVTLTTSQLPPHYKVDRAVSTAIYFLLPAGSVSRLHRIPCAETWHFYKGEPLTVFELHDDGHIDLTVIGPHLEAGQRPQYTVPPNVWFGSFPTLDVESFASDGSVLVKSRKRDPELHYSLVGCTCAPGFQYEDFEMAKFEDVSSIAPKAEPFLKFLIPSTE